The following coding sequences are from one Humulus lupulus chromosome X, drHumLupu1.1, whole genome shotgun sequence window:
- the LOC133803690 gene encoding homeobox protein knotted-1-like 3 isoform X2 — MAYHNHLSSQDLPLHHHHHFGDQSQQQQQNQTILPDQLAIAHSSPDPTSKSVQNAAPNWLNNALLRTQTHAHFGSADNANGNSHVSNTNFLNLHTASDSANSGQASNQWLTRPILQRNHSDVIDDVAAAAAAAAAAGDSMIAGAMSHDSAEMKATTNGDNNNLNKSEGVVVESGGGDGGGVINWQNARNKAEILSHPLYDQLLSAHVACLRIATPVDQLPRIDAQLAQSQNVVAKYSALSQGLVGDDKELDQFMTHYVLLLCSFKEQLQQHVRVHAMEAVMACWEIEQSLQSLTGVSPGEGTGATMSDDEDDQVDSDANLFDGSLEGPDSMGFGPLIPTESERSLMERVRQELKHELKQGYKEKIVDIREEILRKRRAGKLPGDTTSVLKAWWQSHSKWPYPTEEDKARLVQETGLQLKQINNWFINQRKRNWHSNPSTSTVLKSKRKR; from the exons ATGGCGTATCATAACCATCTCTCATCCCAAGACCTTCcactccaccaccaccaccacttcgGAGACCAAAGCCAACAACAGCAACAGAACCAGACCATCCTGCCGGACCAGTTGGCCATCGCCCACTCCTCGCCCGACCCGACCTCCAAGTCGGTTCAGAACGCAGCGCCCAATTGGCTTAATAACGCTCTTCTCCGGACCCAAACCCATGCCCACTTCGGCTCCGCCGACAACGCCAACGGAAACAGCCACGTCAGCAACACCAACTTCCTTAACCTCCATACCGCCTCCGATTCTGCGAATTCCGGCCAGGCTTCCAATCAATGGCTCACCCGCCCGATCCTCCAGCGCAACCACAGTGACGTGATTGATGACgtggctgctgctgctgctgccgcaGCTGCAGCGGGCGACTCAATGATTGCCGGCGCCATGTCGCACGACTCGGCTGAGATGAAGGCGACGACTAACGGTGACAATAATAACTTAAACAAGAGTGAGGGAGTGGTGGTCGAAAGCGGCGGAGGCGACGGTGGAGGAGTCATAAACTGGCAGAATGCAAGGAACAAGGCGGAGATTCTTTCGCACCCGCTGTACGACCAATTGCTTTCGGCACATGTGGCGTGCCTCCGGATCGCCACTCCCGTGGATCAGCTGCCTAGGATCGACGCCCAGCTGGCTCAGTCACAGAATGTGGTGGCCAAGTACTCAGCTTTGAGTCAGGGCTTGGTTGGTGATGATAAGGAGCTTGATCAGTTCATG ACGCATTACGTTCTGTTGCTCTGTTCTTTCAAagaacaacttcaacaacatgttCGAGTGCACGCAATGGAAGCCGTTATGGCTTGCTGGGAGATTGAGCAATCTCTACAAAGCTTAACAG GAGTATCTCCCGGCGAAGGTACCGGTGCCACAATGTCCGACGACGAAGACGATCAAGTAGACAGTGACGCAAATTTGTTTGATGGAAGTCTCGAGGGTCCTGACAGCATGGGATTTGGGCCTCTAATCCCAACAGAGAGTGAAAGGTCCTTAATGGAGCGTGTTAGACAAGAGCTGAAGCATGAATTGAAACag GGTTATAAGGAGAAAATTGTTGATATAAGAGAGGAAATTCTGCGAAAGAGAAGAGCAGGAAAACTACCTGGGGACACTACTTCTGTCCTAAAAGCTTGGTGGCAATCTCATTCCAAGTGGCCATATCCCACG GAGGAAGACAAGGCAAGGTTGGTGCAAGAAACAGGTTTGCAACTGAAGCAAATTAACAACTGGTTCATCAACCAAAGGAAAAGGAATTGGCACAGCAACCCCTCCACCTCGACAGTTTTGAAGAGCAAGCGCAAAAG GTGA
- the LOC133803803 gene encoding CDP-diacylglycerol--serine O-phosphatidyltransferase 2-like, giving the protein MMELTFRHMLPNFNECWWDSIVLDILICNWFGIYAGMHTVRYLDGKTYKWVGISRQPNIIGKMHFLLTQVKRTLELRHSI; this is encoded by the exons ATGATGGAG CTTACCTTCCGTCACATGCTACCAAATTTTAATGAATGCTGGTGGGACAGtattgttcttgatattttgatcTGCAACTGGTTTG GTATCTACGCAGGAATGCATACTGTTAGGTACTTAGATGGAAAAACGTACAAGTGGGTTGGGATAAGCCGTCAGCCTAATATTATTGGAAAA ATGCATTTTTTACTGACTCAGGTCAAAAGAACACTAGAATTAAGGCACAGTATTTAA
- the LOC133803690 gene encoding homeobox protein knotted-1-like 3 isoform X1, with amino-acid sequence MAYHNHLSSQDLPLHHHHHFGDQSQQQQQNQTILPDQLAIAHSSPDPTSKSVQNAAPNWLNNALLRTQTHAHFGSADNANGNSHVSNTNFLNLHTASDSANSGQASNQWLTRPILQRNHSDVIDDVAAAAAAAAAAGDSMIAGAMSHDSAEMKATTNGDNNNLNKSEGVVVESGGGDGGGVINWQNARNKAEILSHPLYDQLLSAHVACLRIATPVDQLPRIDAQLAQSQNVVAKYSALSQGLVGDDKELDQFMTHYVLLLCSFKEQLQQHVRVHAMEAVMACWEIEQSLQSLTGVSPGEGTGATMSDDEDDQVDSDANLFDGSLEGPDSMGFGPLIPTESERSLMERVRQELKHELKQGYKEKIVDIREEILRKRRAGKLPGDTTSVLKAWWQSHSKWPYPTEEDKARLVQETGLQLKQINNWFINQRKRNWHSNPSTSTVLKSKRKSTAGENSGDRYA; translated from the exons ATGGCGTATCATAACCATCTCTCATCCCAAGACCTTCcactccaccaccaccaccacttcgGAGACCAAAGCCAACAACAGCAACAGAACCAGACCATCCTGCCGGACCAGTTGGCCATCGCCCACTCCTCGCCCGACCCGACCTCCAAGTCGGTTCAGAACGCAGCGCCCAATTGGCTTAATAACGCTCTTCTCCGGACCCAAACCCATGCCCACTTCGGCTCCGCCGACAACGCCAACGGAAACAGCCACGTCAGCAACACCAACTTCCTTAACCTCCATACCGCCTCCGATTCTGCGAATTCCGGCCAGGCTTCCAATCAATGGCTCACCCGCCCGATCCTCCAGCGCAACCACAGTGACGTGATTGATGACgtggctgctgctgctgctgccgcaGCTGCAGCGGGCGACTCAATGATTGCCGGCGCCATGTCGCACGACTCGGCTGAGATGAAGGCGACGACTAACGGTGACAATAATAACTTAAACAAGAGTGAGGGAGTGGTGGTCGAAAGCGGCGGAGGCGACGGTGGAGGAGTCATAAACTGGCAGAATGCAAGGAACAAGGCGGAGATTCTTTCGCACCCGCTGTACGACCAATTGCTTTCGGCACATGTGGCGTGCCTCCGGATCGCCACTCCCGTGGATCAGCTGCCTAGGATCGACGCCCAGCTGGCTCAGTCACAGAATGTGGTGGCCAAGTACTCAGCTTTGAGTCAGGGCTTGGTTGGTGATGATAAGGAGCTTGATCAGTTCATG ACGCATTACGTTCTGTTGCTCTGTTCTTTCAAagaacaacttcaacaacatgttCGAGTGCACGCAATGGAAGCCGTTATGGCTTGCTGGGAGATTGAGCAATCTCTACAAAGCTTAACAG GAGTATCTCCCGGCGAAGGTACCGGTGCCACAATGTCCGACGACGAAGACGATCAAGTAGACAGTGACGCAAATTTGTTTGATGGAAGTCTCGAGGGTCCTGACAGCATGGGATTTGGGCCTCTAATCCCAACAGAGAGTGAAAGGTCCTTAATGGAGCGTGTTAGACAAGAGCTGAAGCATGAATTGAAACag GGTTATAAGGAGAAAATTGTTGATATAAGAGAGGAAATTCTGCGAAAGAGAAGAGCAGGAAAACTACCTGGGGACACTACTTCTGTCCTAAAAGCTTGGTGGCAATCTCATTCCAAGTGGCCATATCCCACG GAGGAAGACAAGGCAAGGTTGGTGCAAGAAACAGGTTTGCAACTGAAGCAAATTAACAACTGGTTCATCAACCAAAGGAAAAGGAATTGGCACAGCAACCCCTCCACCTCGACAGTTTTGAAGAGCAAGCGCAAAAG TACTGCAGGTGAAAACAGCGGAGATCGCTATGCGTAA